The following coding sequences lie in one Dictyoglomus sp. NZ13-RE01 genomic window:
- a CDS encoding MBL fold metallo-hydrolase, whose translation MKIRWYGHACFLFTSQNGIKILTDPFDASVGYPLPDVEPNIVTISHDHFDHSAVNLIKGNFTTLKGKVDTEIQGIKIRSVKTFHDEQMGGKRGENYIFIFEIDGIRIAHAGDLGHILNSEDVKNIGNIDVFCVPVGGVYTVDANGALQNVKELSPKIVIPMHYKTPHLKFDLSSVENFLSIVNYPIRKFTEKEVELTKENLPSSTEVWVLNY comes from the coding sequence ATGAAAATAAGATGGTATGGACATGCATGTTTCTTATTTACAAGTCAAAATGGGATTAAGATTTTGACAGATCCCTTTGATGCCTCTGTAGGTTATCCTTTGCCTGATGTGGAACCTAATATTGTTACTATAAGTCACGATCACTTTGATCACTCCGCAGTAAATTTAATAAAAGGCAACTTTACTACTTTGAAAGGAAAAGTAGACACAGAAATTCAGGGCATAAAAATAAGAAGTGTCAAAACATTTCACGATGAGCAGATGGGAGGAAAAAGAGGAGAAAACTATATTTTTATCTTTGAAATTGATGGCATAAGAATAGCCCATGCAGGAGATTTAGGACACATTTTGAATAGCGAGGATGTAAAAAATATAGGGAACATTGATGTTTTTTGTGTTCCAGTAGGAGGAGTTTACACTGTTGATGCTAATGGAGCACTCCAAAACGTGAAAGAGCTATCTCCTAAAATCGTTATACCAATGCATTATAAGACGCCACACTTAAAGTTTGATCTATCCTCTGTAGAAAATTTTCTCTCGATAGTAAATTATCCTATAAGAAAATTTACAGAAAAAGAAGTAGAGCTAACAAAGGAAAACTTGCCATCTTCTACAGAAGTGTGGGTATTAAATTACTAA
- a CDS encoding peptidase M28, translating to MEKEFLTMLKEITETFGVSGYENEIREVIKKYASPYGDVLEDRLGSLIIKKKGSSESPKIMLSAHMDEIGFMVKSITKDGYIKFLPLGGWFDQVLLSQRVIIKSRKGDFIGVIGSKPPHILTEEERKKVVEKKDMYIDIGAKSDEEVYELGIRPGDPIVPYSEFTPMANPKFLLGKAWDDRVGCALAIEILKDLTSISHPNTVFASFTVQEEVGLRGATTSSYIVNPDVGIVLESDIAVDMPGVNQDNIISLGKGPSIILYDATMIPNSNLRSLFIEVAEKLNIPVQFSALERGGTDGGRIHINAKGVPSIVIGVPARYIHSHNGIINVDDFVLAKNLILEVIKRLDEETVSKL from the coding sequence ATGGAAAAGGAATTTTTAACAATGCTAAAAGAAATTACCGAAACATTCGGAGTTTCAGGCTATGAAAATGAGATAAGAGAAGTTATTAAAAAATACGCAAGTCCATATGGAGATGTTTTAGAGGATAGATTAGGAAGCTTAATAATAAAAAAGAAAGGTAGTAGTGAGTCGCCTAAAATTATGCTCTCTGCCCATATGGATGAAATTGGATTCATGGTTAAAAGTATAACAAAAGATGGTTATATAAAATTCCTGCCTTTGGGAGGATGGTTTGATCAGGTACTTTTATCTCAGAGGGTAATCATAAAATCAAGAAAAGGTGACTTCATAGGAGTAATTGGTTCAAAACCACCTCATATTTTAACTGAAGAGGAAAGAAAAAAAGTAGTAGAGAAAAAAGACATGTATATTGATATAGGAGCAAAAAGTGACGAAGAAGTTTATGAACTTGGAATCAGACCAGGAGATCCTATTGTTCCATATAGTGAATTTACGCCTATGGCTAATCCAAAGTTTCTATTAGGAAAGGCTTGGGATGATAGGGTAGGATGTGCCTTAGCTATTGAGATTCTTAAAGATCTAACGAGTATTTCTCATCCAAATACTGTATTTGCAAGCTTTACAGTCCAGGAAGAGGTAGGACTTAGAGGTGCAACTACAAGCTCCTATATAGTAAATCCTGATGTTGGTATTGTCTTAGAATCGGATATAGCGGTAGATATGCCAGGAGTAAATCAGGATAATATCATTTCTCTTGGGAAAGGTCCCTCCATAATTCTTTACGATGCTACCATGATTCCAAATTCAAACTTAAGATCACTTTTTATTGAGGTTGCAGAAAAGCTAAATATTCCTGTACAATTTTCTGCCTTAGAAAGAGGCGGAACCGATGGTGGAAGAATCCATATAAATGCAAAAGGAGTCCCCTCTATTGTTATAGGCGTACCTGCAAGATATATTCATTCTCATAATGGAATTATTAATGTAGATGACTTTGTATTAGCAAAGAATTTAATTTTGGAGGTAATTAAGAGATTAGATGAGGAAACAGTAAGCAAACTATGA
- a CDS encoding tRNA 4-thiouridine(8) synthase ThiI, whose product MSKTRALALLSGGLDSLLAVSLIQRQGIEVIGIFFYTPFFNPENAKKSAEFLGIPLKIIDITEEYLEILKKPKYGYGKNMNPCIDCHAFMIRKTFELLKEFSADFIITGEVLGERPMSQNKNSLKLVEKYSGAEDYILRPLSAKLLPPTKPEREGLVIREELLNIQGRSRKVQLQLAKELGLKEIPTPAGGCLLTEPQFSKKLKDLLNHKEDITRRDLELLKIGRHLRLSPDIKVIVGRQKEENEKLINLFGEKDTLFKAKDPSAVLLIPDKIVEEEKDKVLIAKIAVYYSDHKEENDVPVLYKTHNKEEKIVINKLEGDFNPSIYNITCR is encoded by the coding sequence ATGAGTAAAACAAGGGCTTTAGCACTACTATCAGGTGGATTGGATAGTCTATTAGCAGTTTCTCTAATTCAAAGGCAGGGTATAGAAGTAATTGGTATTTTCTTCTATACCCCCTTTTTTAATCCTGAAAATGCAAAAAAATCTGCAGAATTTTTGGGAATTCCTCTAAAAATAATAGACATAACGGAGGAATACTTAGAAATTTTAAAAAAGCCTAAATATGGATACGGAAAAAATATGAATCCTTGCATAGATTGCCACGCCTTTATGATAAGAAAAACTTTTGAACTTCTAAAGGAGTTTTCTGCAGATTTCATTATCACAGGAGAGGTTTTAGGAGAAAGACCCATGTCACAGAACAAAAATTCCTTAAAATTAGTTGAAAAATATTCAGGAGCAGAAGATTATATCTTACGTCCATTATCTGCAAAACTTTTACCCCCAACAAAACCTGAAAGAGAGGGACTTGTAATTAGAGAAGAGCTTTTAAATATACAGGGAAGATCGCGAAAGGTTCAGCTTCAACTTGCAAAGGAATTAGGGTTAAAAGAGATTCCAACACCTGCAGGTGGATGTCTCTTAACAGAACCACAATTCTCAAAAAAGCTAAAGGATCTTTTAAATCACAAAGAAGATATTACAAGGAGAGATTTAGAGCTATTAAAGATTGGTAGACACTTAAGATTATCTCCTGATATTAAGGTTATTGTGGGAAGACAAAAAGAAGAAAACGAGAAATTAATAAATTTATTTGGAGAAAAAGACACATTATTTAAGGCAAAAGATCCAAGCGCAGTTCTCCTCATACCTGATAAAATTGTAGAAGAAGAAAAAGACAAAGTACTTATTGCTAAAATAGCTGTTTATTATAGCGATCATAAAGAAGAAAATGATGTTCCTGTTTTATATAAAACTCACAATAAAGAGGAAAAAATTGTAATCAATAAGCTTGAAGGGGATTTTAATCCATCTATTTATAATATAACATGCAGGTAA
- a CDS encoding arginine--tRNA ligase, whose amino-acid sequence MRKKLKDLLKNALTYLESEGLNINDIDIVIETPKQKEFGEYATPIALTLSNKTHKPPREIAQQIIKFLKDEELFDNIEVAGPGFINFHISNKALIKIIKEIRKNLNNFVSLPKKYNKIQLEFGSINPTGPMHIAHARGVVIGDSLANLFRRVGWYAEKEFYINDAGNQIELLGESLYARYLEQIGVNYLFPKDGYQGEYLKDLAKELLKEKDKIEKLSEKEKKEFFKEYALKKMLENIRQALSNFGVEYDNWFSERTLHREGKLQEVLNILESKGHIYKKDGAIWFASAKFEDEKDRVLVKSDGSPTYFLADIAYHLNKIERGFDLIIDVWGADHHAHVQRMKNAIQALGYSPDILQVILVQMVRILRGKEEVKISKRTGDFITLQEMQEEVGKDAIRFFFLLRSADSQLDFDIELAKKQTSENPVYYVQYAHARCCSILKQAEERGINLNDLDNADLTLLQDEKERELLVQLMRYPERLEDITRSYEMHLLPYYLINLATAFHAFYDSCRVLSQDYNLTLARLNLVDCVRIIIKDGLNILGISAPEKM is encoded by the coding sequence ATAAGAAAAAAACTAAAAGATTTATTAAAAAATGCCCTTACCTATCTGGAATCTGAAGGTTTAAATATCAATGATATAGACATAGTAATAGAAACTCCAAAACAAAAAGAGTTTGGAGAATATGCTACACCTATTGCATTAACCCTTTCTAATAAAACCCATAAACCACCAAGAGAGATAGCCCAACAAATTATAAAATTTCTTAAAGATGAAGAATTATTTGACAACATAGAAGTAGCAGGACCAGGATTTATAAATTTTCATATATCCAACAAAGCACTTATTAAAATAATAAAAGAGATTAGAAAAAATCTAAATAATTTTGTAAGTCTACCAAAGAAATATAATAAGATACAATTAGAATTTGGAAGCATAAATCCTACAGGACCTATGCATATAGCTCATGCAAGAGGAGTTGTCATTGGAGATTCCTTAGCAAACCTCTTTAGAAGGGTTGGATGGTATGCAGAAAAAGAATTCTATATTAATGATGCAGGTAATCAAATTGAACTTTTAGGAGAATCCCTATATGCAAGATATTTAGAGCAAATTGGGGTCAACTATCTATTTCCAAAAGATGGTTATCAAGGAGAATACTTAAAAGATTTAGCAAAAGAACTTTTAAAGGAAAAAGATAAGATTGAGAAATTAAGTGAAAAGGAAAAGAAAGAGTTCTTTAAGGAATATGCCTTAAAGAAAATGTTAGAAAATATACGTCAAGCCTTATCTAATTTTGGAGTTGAGTACGATAATTGGTTTAGTGAGAGAACTCTTCATAGAGAAGGAAAATTACAAGAAGTACTTAATATCTTAGAAAGTAAGGGACATATCTACAAAAAAGATGGAGCGATTTGGTTTGCTTCTGCAAAATTTGAAGATGAAAAAGATAGAGTATTAGTTAAAAGCGATGGTTCTCCAACTTACTTTTTAGCAGATATAGCATATCATTTGAATAAAATTGAGAGAGGTTTTGATCTTATTATTGATGTCTGGGGAGCAGATCATCATGCCCATGTTCAAAGGATGAAAAATGCCATCCAAGCCTTAGGATACTCACCAGATATTCTACAGGTTATTTTAGTTCAAATGGTAAGAATTCTAAGAGGTAAAGAGGAAGTAAAAATATCAAAAAGAACCGGAGATTTTATAACTCTACAGGAAATGCAAGAAGAAGTTGGAAAGGATGCAATAAGATTTTTCTTTCTGCTTAGAAGTGCAGATAGTCAATTAGATTTTGATATTGAGCTTGCCAAAAAACAAACTTCTGAAAATCCTGTATATTATGTACAATACGCTCATGCCAGATGTTGTAGCATCCTAAAACAAGCAGAAGAAAGAGGTATAAATTTAAATGACTTAGATAATGCGGATCTTACGCTTCTTCAAGATGAAAAAGAAAGAGAACTTTTAGTTCAATTAATGAGATACCCTGAAAGATTAGAGGATATTACGAGAAGTTACGAGATGCATTTACTACCCTATTATTTGATTAATTTAGCTACAGCCTTTCATGCTTTTTATGATTCGTGTAGAGTCCTCTCTCAAGATTATAATCTAACATTGGCAAGATTAAATTTAGTTGATTGTGTTAGAATTATAATAAAGGATGGTCTAAATATTTTAGGTATTTCCGCTCCTGAAAAAATGTAA
- the rsmA gene encoding ribosomal RNA small subunit methyltransferase A: protein MELTDRDTLVKILKNYKIFLKKSLGQNFLVNKKIIEKIVEAGNVTKSDVVLEIGAGIGTLTRELAKYVYKVIAVEIDKRFEEILKESLKEFSNVELIFDDILKIELSKIVTTPYKIFGNLPYYISGTFLGEYLKKGPYAQTMVLLLQKEMVERITSKHGTKNFSPLSILLSLMYDFEIITPVPAHFFFPIPEVDSLLVKFSYNPKNQSIKNPELFYKLIKSAFKFRRKYLINNLKSEFRNIPWEDIFSKLNINLKERAENIPIDVYIKISNLVEEYGI, encoded by the coding sequence ATGGAATTAACAGATAGAGATACCTTAGTAAAAATCTTAAAGAATTATAAGATTTTTTTAAAAAAGAGCTTGGGACAAAACTTTTTAGTGAATAAAAAAATAATAGAAAAAATTGTAGAGGCTGGTAATGTAACTAAAAGTGATGTGGTCTTAGAAATAGGTGCTGGAATTGGAACCTTAACAAGAGAATTAGCAAAATATGTCTATAAAGTTATTGCAGTGGAAATTGATAAAAGATTTGAAGAAATCCTCAAAGAAAGTTTAAAAGAATTTTCAAATGTGGAATTAATCTTTGACGATATCTTGAAAATTGAATTATCAAAAATTGTAACTACACCATATAAAATATTTGGCAATCTGCCCTATTATATTTCCGGTACATTTTTAGGTGAATACCTTAAGAAAGGTCCTTATGCTCAAACAATGGTCCTACTATTACAAAAAGAAATGGTGGAGAGAATAACATCTAAACATGGCACAAAAAATTTTAGTCCTCTCTCTATTTTGCTAAGCCTTATGTATGACTTTGAAATTATAACTCCAGTCCCTGCCCATTTTTTCTTTCCTATTCCAGAAGTAGATTCTCTTCTTGTAAAATTTTCATACAATCCTAAAAATCAATCTATAAAAAATCCTGAGCTTTTTTACAAGTTAATAAAATCTGCCTTTAAATTCAGAAGAAAGTATCTAATTAACAATCTTAAGAGCGAATTTCGTAATATTCCTTGGGAAGATATATTCAGTAAACTAAATATCAATCTAAAAGAAAGAGCAGAAAATATACCAATAGATGTATATATTAAAATAAGCAACTTAGTGGAAGAGTATGGTATATAA
- a CDS encoding tyrosine--tRNA ligase, giving the protein MRKLSIEEELSILLENTVEVIPEKELEEKLRRAREENRPLRVKLGADPSAPDLHLGHSVVLRKMKQFQDLGHQVVFIIGDFTARIGDPSGRSETRKPLTPEQVKKNAMTYQEQVGKILDISRAEIRYQEEWFGKMKLEDVINLMSKYTVARMLERDDFALRMKENRPIFMHEILYPLLQAYDSVAIKADIELGGTDQKFNLLVGREIQKEFGQEPQVAMLMPIIEGLDGKQKMSKSLGNYIALNDSPKDMYGKVMSLPDELIVKYFYLVTDLPRSEIKIIEEGLKNGTLHPRDMKAKLAREIVRMYHGMEESQKAEEEFERVYRQKSLPENIEEYKITERKIWIVKLLNMIGAVNSNSSARRLISQGAVEIDGEKVTDPNLEIEITKPIVIRVGKHFFKKIIPQ; this is encoded by the coding sequence ATACGAAAACTTAGTATAGAAGAAGAACTTTCTATATTATTAGAAAATACTGTGGAGGTAATTCCAGAAAAAGAGTTAGAGGAAAAATTAAGAAGAGCCAGAGAGGAAAATAGACCATTAAGAGTAAAATTAGGAGCTGACCCTTCTGCACCTGACCTACACTTAGGGCACTCTGTTGTTTTAAGAAAAATGAAACAATTTCAAGATTTAGGGCACCAAGTTGTATTTATCATTGGCGATTTTACTGCAAGAATTGGAGATCCTTCTGGTAGATCTGAAACAAGAAAACCATTAACGCCAGAACAGGTAAAGAAAAATGCTATGACTTATCAAGAACAAGTAGGCAAAATCTTAGATATATCAAGAGCAGAAATAAGGTATCAGGAAGAATGGTTTGGCAAAATGAAATTAGAAGATGTTATAAATCTTATGTCTAAATATACAGTAGCAAGAATGTTAGAAAGAGATGATTTTGCTCTAAGAATGAAGGAAAATAGACCCATATTTATGCATGAAATTCTCTATCCTCTTTTGCAGGCTTATGATTCTGTAGCTATTAAGGCGGATATTGAGCTTGGAGGAACAGATCAGAAGTTTAATCTATTAGTTGGAAGAGAGATTCAAAAAGAGTTTGGACAAGAACCGCAAGTTGCAATGCTTATGCCAATAATAGAAGGTTTAGATGGAAAACAAAAGATGAGTAAAAGCCTTGGGAATTATATTGCCCTTAACGATTCTCCAAAGGATATGTATGGGAAAGTTATGTCTTTACCAGACGAGTTAATAGTCAAATACTTCTACTTAGTTACTGATCTGCCCAGATCTGAGATAAAGATTATTGAAGAAGGTTTAAAAAATGGCACTTTACATCCAAGAGACATGAAAGCAAAACTTGCAAGGGAAATAGTAAGAATGTACCATGGAATGGAAGAAAGCCAAAAGGCGGAAGAGGAATTTGAAAGAGTTTATAGACAAAAATCTCTCCCTGAAAATATAGAGGAATACAAGATTACTGAAAGAAAAATTTGGATAGTAAAATTGTTGAATATGATAGGAGCAGTAAATAGTAATAGTTCTGCAAGGAGACTCATTTCTCAAGGAGCAGTTGAGATTGATGGTGAAAAGGTTACTGATCCTAATTTAGAGATAGAGATTACAAAGCCAATAGTAATAAGAGTTGGAAAACACTTTTTCAAGAAAATCATACCACAATGA
- a CDS encoding protein archease has product MKNYELLDHTADIGIITYGATKEEAFENSAKAMFDLIVPLEEIQEKTRFDIEVDAEDLESLLVTWLNELLYVFEVKGLIFCKFKVTLIGNEQLISNCYGEKFDPKRHTLQREIKAVTYNLLKIENQNGKWCVQVVFDI; this is encoded by the coding sequence ATGAAGAATTATGAATTATTAGATCACACTGCAGATATAGGAATAATAACTTACGGAGCAACCAAGGAAGAGGCTTTTGAAAATAGTGCAAAAGCAATGTTTGACCTTATAGTTCCATTGGAAGAAATTCAAGAAAAAACAAGATTTGATATTGAAGTAGATGCTGAAGATTTAGAATCTCTTTTGGTTACTTGGTTAAATGAGTTACTTTATGTTTTTGAGGTAAAAGGCTTAATATTTTGTAAATTTAAGGTTACATTAATTGGAAATGAACAACTTATAAGTAATTGCTATGGAGAAAAATTTGATCCTAAAAGACATACCCTTCAAAGAGAGATAAAGGCAGTAACTTATAATCTGTTAAAGATTGAGAACCAAAATGGAAAATGGTGTGTACAAGTTGTTTTTGATATATAG
- a CDS encoding threonine ammonia-lyase produces MISLKEVKEAQERISPYVHHTPLSYSQTFSDMTKKDVYLKFENLQKTGSFKIRGAINYIRQIDKKVNGIIAASAGNHAQGVAYGGKIFSIPTVIVMPENTPIIKVASTKSYSAKVILYGSYYDEAYNYALKIAEEEKLEFIHPFDDPKIIAGQGTVGLEILSDMPDIQAIIVPIGGGGLSSGVCIAIKEQNPNIKIYGVQTFAFPYYYERFKGITISDKTSSTIAEGIAVKKPGKITQEILDKYIDDMFIVDEMEIAQGILYLLERAKSLVEGAGAVTLSALLKYSDVIKEKKIALILSGGNIDVSLLSKILEYGLIQSGRLVHLKIELLDIPGKLAEILEIIAEEKANINSIHQDRANPLFPIGKSTVEITIETKNFEQINRIFDKIKNRGYKVEISEKGE; encoded by the coding sequence ATGATAAGCCTAAAAGAGGTCAAAGAAGCCCAGGAAAGAATTTCCCCATATGTGCATCATACTCCCCTCTCCTATTCCCAAACTTTTAGTGATATGACCAAAAAAGATGTTTATTTAAAGTTTGAGAACTTACAAAAAACTGGATCCTTTAAGATCAGAGGAGCCATCAATTATATAAGGCAAATAGATAAAAAGGTGAACGGTATTATTGCAGCATCTGCAGGTAATCATGCTCAAGGGGTTGCTTATGGAGGTAAGATTTTCTCAATTCCCACAGTTATAGTTATGCCTGAAAATACTCCTATCATAAAAGTAGCCTCTACAAAAAGTTACTCCGCAAAAGTAATTCTATATGGATCTTATTATGATGAAGCTTATAACTATGCATTAAAAATTGCAGAAGAAGAAAAGTTAGAGTTTATTCACCCCTTTGATGATCCTAAAATAATAGCTGGACAAGGGACTGTAGGCTTAGAAATTTTAAGCGATATGCCTGATATTCAAGCCATTATTGTCCCCATAGGGGGTGGAGGGCTTTCATCAGGGGTTTGTATTGCAATAAAAGAACAAAATCCAAACATTAAGATATATGGGGTACAAACTTTTGCATTTCCATACTACTATGAAAGATTTAAAGGAATAACAATTTCAGATAAAACCTCATCAACTATTGCAGAAGGTATAGCTGTAAAAAAACCAGGCAAAATAACACAGGAAATTCTCGATAAATATATAGATGATATGTTTATTGTAGATGAAATGGAAATTGCCCAAGGTATTTTATATTTATTAGAAAGAGCAAAATCTTTAGTGGAGGGAGCTGGCGCCGTCACCTTATCCGCCTTATTAAAATATAGCGATGTAATAAAGGAGAAAAAAATTGCATTAATATTAAGTGGAGGAAATATAGATGTTAGCTTATTATCAAAAATATTAGAATATGGTCTAATTCAATCAGGAAGATTAGTACATTTAAAAATAGAATTGTTGGACATCCCTGGAAAATTAGCAGAAATATTAGAGATTATTGCAGAAGAAAAAGCAAATATTAACTCAATACATCAAGATAGAGCAAATCCCCTTTTCCCTATAGGGAAAAGTACTGTTGAAATTACAATTGAAACAAAAAATTTTGAGCAAATAAACAGAATATTTGATAAAATTAAAAACCGTGGATATAAAGTAGAAATTTCTGAGAAAGGAGAATAA
- a CDS encoding GTP-binding protein has translation MSVLILGRKSSGKSTFLHILSRGKANIKHDINIFAVPKEDERLIKLSNVFQSKTITPIHTDFIDFPGEATFSKKDANLRTYIQKSDLIIYIIPAFLEEYNPLEEIKKEESELIIHDLELCERQLKGKTSFSEKNFLERIYNHLSEEKLINSMTLKPEEEKLLISWNFLSLKPIFYAINVSPEYFEDNKNLNSIIDYLQKEEKNYIIFSGILEEEVISIEKDEALEYLSLYGIKNLLSERVYDLIFKHFDLITFFTGNEKEVRAWKLKNGSTAIDAAGTIHSDLARGFIRAEVIPWDKLVEEGSWKNAHQKGLISVEKKDYVVKDGDVLLIRFHL, from the coding sequence ATGTCAGTATTAATTTTGGGTCGAAAAAGTTCAGGTAAAAGCACATTTTTGCATATATTATCTAGGGGAAAGGCTAATATAAAGCACGATATTAATATATTTGCAGTACCAAAAGAAGACGAAAGACTTATCAAACTTTCTAACGTATTTCAAAGCAAAACAATAACCCCAATTCATACAGACTTCATTGATTTTCCAGGAGAAGCCACTTTTTCTAAAAAGGATGCAAATCTACGAACATACATTCAAAAATCTGACCTGATTATTTATATAATTCCAGCATTTTTAGAAGAGTATAATCCATTAGAAGAGATTAAAAAAGAAGAAAGTGAGCTAATAATTCACGATTTAGAATTATGTGAGAGGCAACTTAAAGGAAAAACTTCCTTTTCAGAGAAGAATTTTCTTGAAAGGATATATAATCATTTATCAGAAGAAAAATTAATAAACTCAATGACTTTAAAGCCAGAAGAAGAAAAACTTCTTATTTCATGGAACTTCTTAAGCCTTAAACCAATCTTTTATGCTATAAATGTTTCTCCAGAATATTTTGAGGATAACAAAAATTTAAATTCCATTATTGATTATTTACAAAAAGAAGAAAAAAACTACATCATATTTTCAGGTATCTTAGAAGAGGAAGTAATTTCTATAGAAAAAGATGAAGCATTAGAATATCTATCCTTATATGGCATAAAAAATTTATTATCTGAGAGAGTTTACGACCTTATATTTAAACACTTTGATCTTATTACATTCTTTACAGGAAATGAAAAGGAAGTAAGAGCATGGAAACTTAAAAATGGAAGTACTGCAATAGACGCAGCAGGGACAATCCACTCAGATTTGGCAAGGGGATTTATTAGAGCAGAAGTAATACCATGGGATAAATTAGTGGAAGAAGGAAGTTGGAAAAACGCCCATCAAAAAGGACTGATCTCAGTAGAAAAAAAAGATTACGTAGTAAAAGATGGAGATGTACTTTTAATCAGATTTCACTTATAA
- a CDS encoding phosphohydrolase, producing the protein MTREEALSLVKQYIKNPNLFKHMLAVEAIMRAMARHFNEDEEIWGITGLLHDIDYELTEKEPEKHSLLAEEILKPYNLPSDVIDAIKAHNEMHGLPRDTLLAKVLYAVDPLTGLIVASALVHPEKKLAPLDTDFILKKFKEKSFARGANREQIKSCEEFGIPLNEFISIGLSAMKEISAMLDL; encoded by the coding sequence ATGACAAGAGAAGAGGCATTATCATTAGTAAAGCAGTATATTAAAAATCCAAACTTATTTAAACATATGTTGGCAGTAGAAGCAATAATGAGAGCAATGGCAAGACATTTTAATGAGGATGAAGAAATATGGGGAATAACAGGCTTACTTCACGACATAGATTATGAATTAACAGAAAAAGAACCTGAAAAACATAGTTTATTAGCGGAAGAAATACTAAAACCATACAATTTACCCTCAGATGTTATTGATGCAATTAAAGCCCATAATGAAATGCATGGACTGCCAAGAGATACTCTTCTTGCAAAAGTACTTTACGCTGTAGATCCATTAACAGGACTAATAGTAGCATCTGCATTAGTCCATCCAGAGAAGAAATTAGCCCCATTAGACACTGATTTTATTCTAAAAAAGTTTAAGGAGAAAAGCTTTGCAAGGGGAGCAAATAGAGAACAAATAAAGTCTTGTGAGGAGTTTGGCATACCTTTAAACGAGTTCATATCCATTGGTTTATCTGCCATGAAGGAAATATCAGCAATGCTTGATCTGTGA
- the ispE gene encoding 4-(cytidine 5'-diphospho)-2-C-methyl-D-erythritol kinase, whose product MVYKIYSYAKITLFLDVISKRTDGYHNVKIILQNIDLYDLLFIKTLKSPYFILKSNYDIPLQKNLIYKAYSKFIEKTKYPIGLEIFHYKKIPIGGGLGGGSSNAGSILYFLNFITKFGLSKEDLSQLAIQLGSDVPFFLYGGTALAEEKGEKITKLKNLPSYFVLLILPNFSISTKEIYGEIKERDLGEHLDWKNVISNINNQKLTGTFNLFEDIVFRKYRIIKDIKEFLLLFTPLVSLSGTGSSIYALFDDLTQLKKAREKFIEKFPNSFKIKTCKFVNRGIYIKGV is encoded by the coding sequence ATGGTATATAAAATATATTCCTATGCTAAAATTACATTATTCTTGGATGTTATTAGCAAAAGGACAGACGGGTATCATAATGTTAAAATAATTCTTCAGAACATAGATCTATACGATCTTCTATTCATAAAGACTCTAAAATCTCCTTACTTTATACTGAAAAGTAATTATGACATTCCTCTACAAAAAAATCTCATTTATAAAGCTTACAGTAAATTTATTGAAAAAACTAAATATCCAATTGGTTTAGAAATTTTTCATTATAAGAAAATCCCTATAGGGGGAGGTCTTGGTGGGGGAAGTTCTAACGCTGGTTCTATACTATACTTTCTTAATTTCATAACAAAATTTGGATTAAGTAAAGAAGACCTATCTCAACTTGCTATACAATTAGGATCTGATGTTCCATTTTTTCTCTACGGTGGTACCGCTCTTGCAGAAGAGAAGGGAGAAAAAATCACTAAGCTTAAGAACCTTCCTTCCTATTTTGTACTTTTGATATTACCTAATTTTAGTATTAGTACAAAGGAAATATATGGAGAGATAAAGGAAAGGGATTTAGGAGAGCATTTAGATTGGAAAAATGTAATTTCAAACATAAATAACCAAAAATTAACTGGCACCTTCAACCTTTTTGAAGATATAGTTTTTAGAAAATATAGAATTATAAAAGATATAAAGGAATTTTTACTCCTCTTTACTCCTTTGGTTTCACTATCCGGAACTGGCTCTTCTATTTACGCTTTATTTGATGATTTAACCCAATTAAAAAAAGCAAGAGAAAAATTTATTGAAAAATTCCCCAATAGTTTTAAAATAAAAACTTGTAAGTTTGTTAATAGAGGAATTTATATAAAAGGAGTGTAA